The following coding sequences lie in one Paramormyrops kingsleyae isolate MSU_618 chromosome 15, PKINGS_0.4, whole genome shotgun sequence genomic window:
- the rps15 gene encoding small ribosomal subunit protein uS19: MADVEQKKKRTFRKFTYRGVDLDQLLDMSYEQLMQLYCARQRRRLNRGLRRKQQSLLKRLRKAKKEAPPMEKPEVVKTHLRDMVILPEMVGSMVGVYNGKTFNQVEIKPEMIGHYLGEFSITYKPVKHGRPGIGATHSSRFIPLK, encoded by the exons ATG GCGGATGTTGAACAGAAGAAGAAGCGCACCTTTAGGAAATTCACCTACAGAGGTGTCGACTTGGACCAGCTGTTGGACATGTCCTA TGAGCAGCTAATGCAGCTGTACTGTGCCCGTCAGCGGCGGAGGCTGAACCGCGGCCTGCGGCGCAAGCAGCAGTCCCTGCTGAAGAGGCTGCGTAAGGCCAAGAAGGAGGCCCCTCCCATGGAGAAGCCCGAGGTGGTGAAGACTCACCTGAGAGACATGGTCATCCTGCCCGAGATGGTGGGCTCCATGGTCGGCGTGTACAACGGCAAGACCTTCAACCAGGTGGAAATTAAG CCGGAGATGATTGGCCACTACCTTGGGGAGTTTTCCATCACGTACAAGCCCGTGAAGCACGGCCGGCCTGGCATTGGAGCCACTCACTCCTCTCGCTTCATTCCTCTGAAGTAA